One window from the genome of Pseudonocardia hierapolitana encodes:
- a CDS encoding glutamine synthetase family protein, which translates to MLTLEELRTSVDDGAIDTVLLAFTDMQGRLQGKRCAAQYFLDEVVPHAAEACNYLLAVDVEMNTVDGYAMSSWERGYGDFVLVPDMPTLRLVPWHEATALVLCDVQWSDGAPVVASPRQILRAQLDRLAAHGLAADVGTELEFMLFADSFDTAWRKAYHGLEPANLYNVDYSMLGTSRVEPLLRRIRNGMAGAGMVVESAKGECNLGQHEIAFRYADALTTCDNHSIYKTGAKEIADQSGMALTFMAKYDQREGNSCHIHISLRGEDGPVSAGDGEHGFSKLFSHFLAGQQACLRELTYLFAPNINSYKRYAEGSFAPTAVEWGLDNRTCALRVVGHGPSLRVENRVPGGDVNPYLAVAALIAAGLHGIENALPLSPPYAGNAYQSGGSRVPTTLRDAAELFAGSKVAEAAFGTEVVEHYTNAARVELAAFDVAVTDWERRRGFERL; encoded by the coding sequence ATGCTCACCCTCGAGGAGCTGCGCACGTCCGTCGACGACGGCGCGATCGACACCGTCCTCCTCGCGTTCACCGACATGCAGGGCCGCCTGCAGGGCAAGCGCTGCGCCGCGCAGTACTTCCTCGACGAGGTGGTGCCGCACGCCGCGGAGGCGTGCAACTACCTGCTCGCGGTCGACGTGGAGATGAACACCGTCGACGGCTACGCCATGTCGAGCTGGGAACGCGGCTACGGCGACTTCGTGCTGGTGCCGGACATGCCCACGCTCCGCCTTGTGCCCTGGCACGAGGCCACCGCGCTCGTGCTGTGCGACGTGCAGTGGAGCGACGGCGCGCCCGTCGTCGCGTCCCCGCGGCAGATCCTGCGCGCGCAGCTGGACCGGCTCGCGGCACACGGGCTCGCCGCCGACGTGGGCACCGAGCTGGAGTTCATGCTGTTCGCCGACTCGTTCGACACGGCGTGGCGCAAGGCCTACCACGGCCTCGAACCGGCGAACCTCTACAACGTCGACTACTCGATGCTCGGCACCTCCCGGGTGGAGCCGCTGCTGCGGCGCATCCGCAACGGGATGGCCGGTGCGGGCATGGTCGTGGAGTCGGCCAAGGGCGAGTGCAACCTCGGCCAGCACGAGATCGCGTTCCGCTACGCCGACGCGCTCACCACCTGCGACAACCACTCGATCTACAAGACGGGCGCCAAGGAGATCGCCGACCAGTCCGGCATGGCGTTGACCTTCATGGCCAAGTACGACCAGCGCGAGGGCAACTCCTGCCACATCCACATCTCCCTGCGGGGCGAGGACGGCCCGGTGTCCGCAGGCGACGGCGAGCACGGCTTCTCGAAGCTGTTCTCGCACTTCCTCGCCGGCCAGCAGGCGTGCCTGCGCGAGCTGACCTACCTCTTCGCGCCGAACATCAACTCCTACAAGCGCTACGCCGAGGGCAGCTTCGCCCCCACCGCCGTCGAGTGGGGTCTGGACAACCGCACGTGCGCGTTGCGGGTGGTCGGGCACGGCCCGTCGCTGCGGGTGGAGAACCGCGTGCCCGGCGGGGACGTCAACCCCTACCTGGCGGTGGCGGCGCTGATCGCGGCCGGCCTGCACGGCATCGAGAACGCGCTGCCGCTCTCCCCGCCGTACGCCGGCAACGCCTACCAGTCCGGGGGCTCCCGCGTGCCGACGACGCTGCGCGATGCGGCGGAGCTCTTCGCCGGTTCCAAGGTGGCCGAGGCCGCGTTCGGCACCGAGGTGGTGGAGCACTACACGAACGCCGCACGCGTGGAGCTGGCGGCCTTCGACGTCGCGGTCACCGACTGGGAGCGCAGGCGTGGCTTCGAACGGCTCTGA
- a CDS encoding amino acid permease encodes MAATEGAQRTDDEAILHRLGYAQVLYREMGGFSNFAISFTIISILAGCLTSYYIAFNNGGPVAITWGWLLVGVFCVLVAMAMGEIASAMPTAGALYFWASKLGGPAWGWFTGWFNLVGQIAVTAAIQYGSAIFTTALLNLWFPSLVGTDTGAIFIAFTVIVALQLGLNLLNVNLLARLNTISAWWHMAGVVVIVGILILVPDTHQSAGFVFGEVINNSGFSDSAVWFVFGLGLLMSQYTITGYDASAHMSEETRQASRSAALGMVMAVVASVVFGFILLVAVTFAVPDVEGTLDAAGNAVVYIWTESLGEAWAEFLLLIAVVAQMFCGTASVTSASRMMFAFSRDRAVPFSTLWRKVAANRVPVNAVTAISVLSWALMIPTLANGVVGYAVGTSIAVIGLYIAFALPIILRIKAGDSFEHGAWSLGNHYKWISPIAVVWIALVCVLFLMPISPNGIPGAEEFAWESVNYAPITVFGALVLFGGWYLLSARNWFTGPVREAGTEEELMNIEKQLDVEAHRTTGPGAATAAAGAAGTTTAVAVAEKVEVDADKDTTKDTTKDTDKDAPDDTEKVTATEAGSSDAADDEADGKAGSAETGEAAGKSGDGPGDDAGNDNPGGPATDTAAADEAEKKADDDKADDPAGGQADDKADPGEAAPAAVADTEAAETEAAETEAANTEAANTEAANTEAANTEAADDKAVDDKAVDDKAVDDKAVDDKAVDDKAVDDKAVDDKAVDDKAVDDKAVDDKAVDDKAVDDKAVDDKAVDTEAADAQIADEGEVGTRAETEPAAATGPAAPAVVVADAEPEPEPVTDGTADAAEPARAEISPEVRAELKEELKAELKAELLAELRAEVAANGRTGRSGTGTRSRSKSGSSANGKATAGTDPEPEPETPAK; translated from the coding sequence GTGGCCGCCACCGAGGGTGCCCAGCGCACCGACGACGAAGCGATCCTGCATCGCCTCGGCTACGCCCAAGTGCTGTACAGAGAGATGGGCGGGTTCTCCAACTTCGCCATCTCGTTCACCATCATCTCGATCCTCGCCGGCTGTCTGACCTCGTACTACATCGCCTTCAACAACGGTGGCCCGGTCGCCATCACGTGGGGCTGGCTGCTCGTCGGTGTGTTCTGCGTGCTCGTCGCCATGGCGATGGGTGAGATCGCCTCCGCGATGCCCACCGCGGGCGCGCTGTACTTCTGGGCCTCCAAGCTCGGCGGGCCGGCGTGGGGGTGGTTCACCGGCTGGTTCAACCTCGTCGGACAGATCGCGGTCACCGCAGCCATCCAGTACGGCTCCGCGATCTTCACAACGGCTCTGCTCAACCTGTGGTTCCCGAGTCTCGTCGGCACCGACACCGGCGCGATCTTCATCGCGTTCACGGTGATCGTCGCTCTGCAGCTCGGGCTGAACCTGCTCAACGTCAACCTCCTCGCCCGGCTCAACACGATCTCGGCGTGGTGGCACATGGCCGGCGTCGTCGTGATCGTCGGCATCCTGATCCTGGTTCCGGACACCCACCAGTCCGCCGGCTTCGTGTTCGGCGAGGTGATCAACAACTCCGGCTTCTCCGACTCGGCCGTCTGGTTCGTCTTCGGCCTCGGGCTGCTGATGTCGCAGTACACGATCACCGGCTACGACGCCTCGGCGCACATGAGCGAGGAGACGCGGCAGGCGTCGCGGTCAGCGGCACTGGGCATGGTGATGGCCGTCGTCGCCTCGGTGGTCTTCGGCTTCATCCTGCTGGTCGCGGTGACGTTCGCGGTGCCGGACGTGGAGGGCACCCTCGACGCCGCCGGCAACGCCGTGGTCTACATCTGGACCGAGTCCCTCGGCGAGGCCTGGGCGGAGTTCCTGCTGCTCATCGCCGTGGTCGCGCAGATGTTCTGCGGCACCGCGTCGGTGACGTCGGCGTCCCGGATGATGTTCGCGTTCTCCCGCGACCGGGCCGTGCCCTTCTCCACCCTGTGGCGCAAGGTCGCGGCCAACCGCGTGCCGGTCAACGCCGTCACCGCGATCTCGGTGCTCTCCTGGGCCCTGATGATCCCCACGCTCGCCAACGGCGTGGTCGGTTACGCGGTCGGCACCTCGATCGCGGTGATCGGCCTCTACATCGCGTTCGCGCTGCCGATCATCCTGCGCATCAAGGCGGGCGACTCGTTCGAGCACGGCGCCTGGAGCCTCGGCAACCACTACAAGTGGATCTCCCCCATCGCGGTCGTCTGGATCGCGCTGGTGTGCGTGCTGTTCCTGATGCCGATCTCGCCCAACGGCATTCCCGGCGCGGAGGAGTTCGCCTGGGAGTCGGTGAACTACGCCCCGATCACCGTGTTCGGCGCGCTGGTCCTCTTCGGCGGCTGGTACCTGCTCTCGGCCCGCAACTGGTTCACCGGTCCGGTCCGCGAAGCCGGCACCGAAGAGGAGCTGATGAACATCGAGAAGCAGCTCGACGTCGAGGCGCACCGCACGACCGGCCCCGGTGCCGCGACGGCGGCCGCCGGTGCGGCCGGCACCACCACGGCGGTGGCGGTTGCCGAGAAGGTCGAGGTGGACGCCGACAAGGACACCACCAAGGACACCACCAAGGACACCGACAAGGACGCCCCGGACGACACCGAGAAGGTCACGGCGACGGAGGCCGGCAGCTCCGACGCGGCCGACGACGAGGCCGATGGCAAGGCGGGGAGCGCCGAGACCGGGGAAGCCGCCGGCAAGTCCGGTGACGGTCCGGGGGACGACGCCGGGAACGACAACCCCGGGGGCCCGGCCACCGACACGGCCGCCGCGGACGAGGCCGAGAAGAAGGCCGACGACGACAAGGCCGATGACCCGGCCGGTGGCCAGGCCGACGACAAGGCCGACCCCGGCGAAGCGGCACCCGCGGCCGTGGCCGACACCGAGGCCGCCGAGACCGAGGCCGCCGAGACCGAGGCCGCCAACACCGAGGCCGCCAACACCGAGGCCGCCAACACCGAGGCCGCCAACACCGAGGCCGCGGACGACAAGGCAGTCGACGACAAGGCAGTCGACGACAAGGCAGTCGACGACAAGGCAGTCGACGACAAGGCAGTCGACGACAAGGCAGTCGACGACAAGGCAGTCGACGACAAGGCAGTCGACGACAAGGCAGTCGACGACAAGGCAGTCGACGACAAGGCAGTCGACGACAAGGCAGTCGACGACAAGGCAGTCGACGACAAGGCAGTCGACACCGAGGCCGCCGACGCTCAGATCGCCGATGAGGGCGAGGTGGGCACCCGGGCCGAGACCGAGCCCGCGGCGGCCACCGGTCCGGCTGCCCCCGCGGTCGTCGTGGCCGACGCGGAGCCGGAGCCGGAGCCCGTGACCGACGGCACGGCCGACGCGGCCGAGCCGGCCAGGGCCGAGATCAGCCCCGAGGTCAGGGCCGAGCTCAAGGAGGAGCTGAAGGCCGAGCTCAAGGCCGAGCTTCTCGCGGAGCTGCGGGCCGAGGTCGCCGCCAACGGCCGGACCGGACGGAGCGGCACGGGTACCCGGAGCCGGTCCAAGTCCGGCTCATCGGCCAACGGCAAGGCCACCGCCGGAACCGACCCGGAGCCCGAGCCCGAGACACCAGCGAAGTAA
- a CDS encoding choline kinase family protein — protein MELTTTVLDPDLDALLDTIPCTARHPRTVVDLPGGLTNRNLKVTNADGTCVVRIPAGGKSLLGIDRDVEHANSVAAAEAGVGAPVLHYRPGEGLAVGFLCGRALSDADLHRPDVLQRVAAACRQLHAGPRFVNDFDMFEVQARYRRIVAEHGFRLPERYDEFAPMVARIREALGPRTDTVPCNNDLLAENLLDDGERVRIIDYEYSGNNDPCFELGNIWSEATLPLPLLDELVTAYYGRPRPRQVARARLFALMSQYGWTLWAAIQHGSSPLDFDFWSWGMEKYDRAVAAFDGPDLEQLLEAASQPE, from the coding sequence GTGGAGTTGACCACGACCGTGCTCGATCCGGACCTCGACGCGCTGCTCGACACGATTCCGTGCACCGCGCGACACCCGCGCACCGTCGTCGATCTCCCTGGTGGGCTCACCAATCGCAACCTCAAGGTCACCAACGCCGACGGCACGTGTGTGGTGCGCATCCCCGCCGGCGGGAAGAGCCTGCTGGGCATCGATCGTGATGTCGAGCACGCCAACTCGGTGGCGGCGGCCGAGGCCGGGGTGGGCGCCCCGGTGCTGCACTACCGGCCCGGCGAGGGTCTCGCCGTCGGCTTCCTGTGCGGCAGGGCGCTGAGCGACGCCGACCTGCACCGCCCGGATGTCCTGCAGCGCGTGGCGGCCGCGTGCCGGCAGCTGCACGCCGGACCGCGATTCGTCAACGACTTCGACATGTTCGAGGTGCAGGCCCGGTACCGGCGGATCGTCGCCGAGCACGGATTCCGCCTCCCGGAGCGCTACGACGAGTTCGCGCCGATGGTCGCCCGGATCCGCGAGGCGCTGGGGCCCCGCACCGACACGGTGCCCTGCAACAACGACCTGCTCGCCGAGAACCTGCTCGACGACGGCGAGCGCGTGCGGATCATCGACTACGAGTACTCGGGCAACAACGACCCGTGTTTCGAGCTCGGCAACATCTGGAGCGAGGCGACGCTGCCGCTCCCCCTGCTCGACGAGCTCGTCACGGCCTACTACGGGCGCCCCCGCCCGCGACAGGTCGCACGGGCGCGCCTGTTCGCCCTGATGTCGCAGTACGGCTGGACACTCTGGGCGGCCATCCAGCACGGCTCCAGCCCTCTGGACTTCGACTTCTGGTCCTGGGGCATGGAGAAGTACGACCGCGCCGTCGCGGCGTTCGACGGGCCCGACCTCGAGCAGCTGCTCGAGGCGGCCTCCCAACCCGAATAA
- a CDS encoding GcvT family protein, with protein sequence MPDVLPTRARIVIIGGGVGGASVAYHLAERGERDVLLLERSELTSGSTFHSAGLVGQLRSDPALTRMNVYSAELYRKLEAGGGEHAPGWVESGSLRLASSPERLEEIRRQAGWAARSGLPLELISAEEARELFPLMSTDGVLGAAYTPTDGHVDPSRLCYALAALARANGVTIAQRTRVVGINIAKGQVSGVRTDQGDVECEIVVDCGGMFAAEIGRLAGVRIPVVPMSHQYVVTAPLPVGSMPADRPLPSLRDPDLLVYYRQEVDGLVMGGYERQSAPWTASARSYDAVPADFNGKLLSPDWDRFSEIIENAQVRVPVLADTGITTMINGPEAFTPDNEFCLGETDVAGFFVAAGFCAHGIAGAGGIGRVMADWVLDGDPGMDLWHMDVRRFGRHYRSPGYTLVRTVENYESYYDIRYPAAERSAGRPLRTSPAYSWHAAHGAVFGEKAGWERVNHYSDAGSEQLRPRGWAGRHWSPCVEPEHRAVREAAGLFDESSFAKISISGTDAAAFCAHVFAGRVDRAPGAVVYTQALNDRGGIEMDVTLTRLAEDEFLVVTGTAFGTHDLGWLRRQARLTGASVRLADVTGAEACFGLWGPQARELLAPLTPASLGSADFPFGTMQETTVGDIPVRAVRVTFVGELGWELYCSTEFGAALWRTLADTGARPCGYRAIESLRLEKGYRVWGADITPETTPDEAGLAFAVRKEGEFVGRAALLAARERGLARTLRCLVLDDPRAVALGGEPVRLGGEVVGQVTSGGYGYTVARSIAYAYLPAGTAEGTELSVQVDGTWERAAVAPSPLYDPRGERIRA encoded by the coding sequence ATGCCAGATGTGTTGCCCACCCGTGCCCGCATCGTGATCATCGGTGGAGGGGTGGGCGGCGCCAGTGTGGCCTACCACCTCGCGGAGCGTGGCGAGCGGGATGTCCTGTTGCTCGAGCGCTCCGAGCTGACCAGTGGATCGACGTTCCACTCGGCGGGTCTCGTCGGGCAGCTGCGCTCGGATCCCGCTCTGACCAGGATGAACGTGTACTCCGCCGAGCTGTACCGCAAGCTCGAGGCAGGCGGTGGCGAGCACGCTCCGGGGTGGGTCGAGTCGGGGTCGTTGCGGCTCGCGTCCTCGCCCGAGCGCCTCGAGGAGATCCGCCGTCAGGCGGGGTGGGCGGCCCGGTCCGGGCTGCCCCTGGAGTTGATCTCCGCCGAGGAGGCGCGGGAGCTGTTTCCGCTGATGAGCACGGATGGCGTGCTCGGCGCGGCGTACACGCCGACGGACGGGCACGTGGACCCGTCGCGGCTGTGCTACGCCCTCGCGGCCCTGGCCAGGGCGAACGGGGTCACGATCGCACAACGAACCCGTGTCGTCGGGATCAACATCGCAAAAGGCCAGGTCAGCGGCGTACGAACGGATCAGGGCGACGTCGAGTGCGAGATCGTCGTCGACTGCGGAGGGATGTTCGCGGCCGAGATCGGCCGGCTCGCGGGGGTCCGGATCCCGGTGGTGCCGATGTCGCACCAGTACGTCGTCACGGCGCCGCTACCGGTGGGATCCATGCCGGCCGACCGGCCGCTGCCCTCGCTGCGCGACCCCGACCTGCTCGTCTACTACCGCCAGGAGGTGGACGGCCTCGTCATGGGCGGCTACGAGCGGCAGTCGGCTCCGTGGACGGCCAGTGCGCGTTCCTACGATGCCGTGCCGGCGGACTTCAACGGCAAGCTGCTGTCGCCGGACTGGGACCGGTTCTCCGAGATCATCGAGAACGCGCAGGTCCGGGTCCCCGTGCTGGCCGACACCGGGATCACGACGATGATCAACGGGCCGGAGGCGTTCACGCCGGACAACGAGTTCTGCCTGGGGGAGACCGACGTCGCGGGCTTCTTCGTCGCCGCGGGGTTCTGCGCGCACGGCATCGCGGGCGCCGGCGGGATCGGGCGGGTGATGGCCGACTGGGTCCTCGACGGCGACCCGGGCATGGACCTGTGGCACATGGACGTGCGCCGCTTCGGCCGTCACTACCGCTCGCCCGGCTACACCCTCGTGCGGACGGTCGAGAACTACGAGAGCTACTACGACATCCGCTACCCGGCGGCGGAACGCTCGGCGGGTCGCCCGCTGCGCACGTCACCCGCCTACTCGTGGCACGCCGCGCACGGAGCCGTGTTCGGCGAGAAGGCCGGGTGGGAGCGGGTGAACCACTATTCGGACGCGGGATCCGAGCAGCTGCGTCCGCGGGGATGGGCGGGCCGGCACTGGTCGCCCTGCGTGGAGCCCGAGCACCGGGCCGTGCGCGAGGCGGCGGGGCTGTTCGACGAGAGCTCGTTCGCCAAGATCTCGATCAGCGGTACGGACGCGGCCGCGTTCTGCGCGCACGTCTTCGCCGGGCGGGTGGACCGGGCGCCGGGGGCCGTGGTCTACACCCAGGCGCTGAACGACCGGGGCGGCATCGAGATGGACGTCACGCTCACCCGGCTCGCCGAGGACGAGTTCCTCGTGGTGACCGGCACCGCCTTCGGCACGCACGACCTCGGCTGGCTGCGCCGACAGGCGAGGTTGACCGGCGCGTCGGTGCGGCTCGCCGACGTCACGGGCGCCGAGGCGTGCTTCGGGCTGTGGGGCCCGCAGGCGCGGGAGCTGCTCGCCCCGCTCACCCCCGCGTCGCTCGGAAGTGCCGACTTCCCGTTCGGCACCATGCAGGAGACGACCGTGGGCGACATCCCCGTGCGCGCCGTGCGCGTGACGTTCGTGGGCGAGCTGGGGTGGGAGCTGTACTGCTCCACCGAGTTCGGCGCCGCCCTGTGGCGCACGCTCGCCGACACCGGGGCCCGGCCGTGCGGCTACCGGGCGATCGAGAGCCTGCGGCTGGAGAAGGGCTACCGGGTGTGGGGGGCCGACATCACCCCCGAGACGACGCCCGACGAGGCCGGGCTCGCCTTCGCCGTGCGCAAGGAGGGGGAGTTCGTCGGGCGTGCGGCCCTCCTCGCGGCCCGCGAGCGAGGGCTCGCCCGCACCCTGCGCTGCCTCGTGCTCGACGACCCGCGCGCCGTGGCGCTCGGCGGGGAACCGGTGCGCCTGGGCGGCGAGGTGGTGGGGCAGGTGACCTCCGGGGGCTACGGCTACACGGTGGCCCGGTCCATCGCCTACGCCTACCTGCCGGCAGGGACCGCCGAGGGAACCGAGCTGTCGGTGCAGGTGGACGGCACGTGGGAACGCGCGGCGGTGGCCCCGAGCCCGCTCTACGACCCGAGGGGCGAGCGCATCCGCGCGTGA
- a CDS encoding sensor histidine kinase → MRRSVCRSVVNLIPHGYGLAEADWQRRHRLLLVVLAVHVPGLAAFGLFLRRPPDAVLIAVAVPAACLLVGWLLRRHRRVASVAVTAGLVWSSAALVGLTDGTIEAHFHFFVIIGFIALYQDWVPFLTNVLFTVVSHGVGSAWQQSLIFNHEPAQANPWLWSLIHGVAVLVACLGMALFWRVTEDSQQEKDALAQRLADAEINRRQFASDLLVNLARRNQSMLYRQLEIINQLETAEQDPDALAELFKLDHLATRVQRNAESLLVLAGEEPARIWREPVALRDVVRAAIAETEDFERVSVLIDDRLAIAGHSVTDLTHLIAELTENAVRFSPPDTLVRIRMRPDREHPGGELLVIEDWGVGMPAEDLAAANAILAKAVEVDLSVAQRLGFHVVARLSARHGIRVTLSPTPASGTTAVVALPVELFEGDADPFGLGREPVAIAGGTVPSTIGTAVLARPQRGGGAHRLRFDGDDTRPGRWGPHEAAPEPAVPAQRSEPAWFGDDAGQYIGLRRRVPQTHIVPELRSVGSAGAERPALPPAHVTGAAQALSRFHAGRRAAVEQGEEAPPEGAGTAWFEPAPSAPAPSDARPEPGTGR, encoded by the coding sequence ATGCGTCGCTCGGTCTGCAGATCTGTCGTCAACCTGATCCCGCACGGATACGGCCTGGCCGAGGCGGACTGGCAGCGCCGCCACCGGCTGCTGCTGGTCGTGCTGGCCGTGCACGTGCCCGGCCTCGCCGCCTTCGGCCTGTTCCTGCGCCGGCCGCCCGACGCCGTCCTGATCGCGGTCGCGGTCCCCGCCGCGTGCCTGCTCGTCGGCTGGCTGCTGCGGCGGCACCGGCGGGTGGCATCGGTCGCGGTCACCGCCGGGCTCGTCTGGAGTTCGGCGGCGCTGGTCGGCCTGACCGACGGCACCATCGAGGCCCACTTCCACTTCTTCGTGATCATCGGCTTCATCGCCCTGTACCAGGACTGGGTCCCGTTCCTCACCAACGTGCTCTTCACCGTGGTGAGCCACGGCGTCGGATCGGCCTGGCAGCAGTCGCTGATCTTCAACCACGAGCCGGCTCAGGCGAACCCGTGGCTGTGGTCGTTGATCCACGGCGTCGCGGTGCTCGTCGCCTGTCTGGGAATGGCGCTGTTCTGGCGGGTCACCGAGGACTCGCAGCAGGAGAAGGACGCACTGGCGCAGCGGCTGGCCGATGCCGAGATCAACCGGCGGCAGTTCGCCTCCGACCTGCTGGTGAACCTGGCCCGGCGCAACCAGAGCATGCTCTACCGGCAGCTCGAGATCATCAACCAGCTCGAGACGGCGGAGCAGGACCCGGACGCGCTCGCCGAGCTGTTCAAGCTCGACCACCTCGCCACCCGGGTGCAGCGCAACGCCGAGAGCCTGCTCGTCCTCGCCGGCGAGGAGCCGGCGCGGATCTGGCGCGAGCCGGTCGCGCTGCGCGACGTCGTGCGTGCCGCCATCGCCGAGACCGAGGACTTCGAGCGCGTGTCGGTGCTCATCGACGACCGCCTCGCCATCGCCGGCCACAGCGTCACCGACCTCACCCATCTGATCGCGGAGCTCACCGAGAACGCTGTGCGGTTCTCCCCTCCGGACACCCTCGTGCGGATCCGCATGCGCCCCGACCGGGAACACCCCGGCGGCGAGCTGCTCGTGATCGAGGACTGGGGCGTCGGGATGCCCGCCGAGGACCTCGCGGCGGCCAACGCGATCCTGGCGAAGGCCGTCGAGGTCGACCTCTCGGTGGCCCAGCGCCTGGGGTTCCACGTCGTCGCCCGGCTCAGCGCGCGGCACGGCATCCGGGTCACGCTCTCCCCGACCCCCGCGTCGGGCACCACCGCGGTGGTCGCCCTGCCCGTCGAACTGTTCGAGGGCGATGCCGACCCGTTCGGTCTCGGGCGCGAGCCCGTCGCGATCGCCGGGGGAACCGTGCCCTCGACCATCGGCACCGCCGTGCTGGCACGTCCCCAGCGCGGCGGGGGTGCACACCGGCTCCGCTTCGACGGTGACGACACCCGGCCGGGCCGGTGGGGACCGCACGAGGCCGCACCCGAACCGGCGGTGCCGGCCCAGCGCTCCGAACCGGCGTGGTTCGGCGACGACGCCGGGCAGTACATCGGCCTGCGCCGCCGGGTGCCGCAGACCCACATCGTGCCGGAACTGCGGTCGGTCGGATCCGCCGGCGCCGAGCGTCCCGCGCTCCCGCCCGCCCACGTGACGGGCGCCGCGCAGGCGCTCTCGCGCTTCCACGCCGGGCGGCGCGCCGCCGTCGAACAGGGTGAGGAGGCACCGCCGGAAGGCGCGGGCACCGCGTGGTTCGAGCCCGCGCCGTCCGCTCCCGCGCCCTCCGACGCGAGACCCGAACCGGGGACGGGGCGGTGA
- a CDS encoding DUF742 domain-containing protein, giving the protein MSGPEPPRHRAEGAAPRRLVPVYALTGGRTRSGGRDLPMESLVTATDHARWANDLQNEYRTIIELARTPVSLVEIGAALTVPVTVARVLVSDLVEGGYLDVHAPPPAFAGGRPSAAVLTRLLDGLRAR; this is encoded by the coding sequence GTGAGCGGGCCGGAGCCGCCCCGGCACCGAGCAGAGGGGGCGGCCCCGCGCCGGCTCGTCCCCGTCTACGCCCTCACCGGTGGGCGTACCCGGTCGGGCGGACGCGACCTGCCGATGGAGTCGCTCGTGACCGCCACGGACCACGCGAGATGGGCCAACGACCTGCAGAACGAGTACCGCACGATCATCGAGCTGGCCCGCACGCCGGTGTCGCTCGTGGAGATCGGTGCGGCGCTCACCGTGCCCGTGACGGTCGCACGCGTGCTCGTGAGCGACCTCGTCGAGGGCGGCTATCTCGACGTGCACGCCCCGCCACCCGCATTCGCGGGCGGACGACCGAGCGCCGCGGTGCTCACCCGCCTCCTGGACGGCCTGCGTGCCCGCTGA